In Ignavibacteria bacterium, the sequence GGTGACAAAGTAAAACTTGAACTGGAGAAGACTGTAAACGAGCAGAAGAACCTTGAGACAAGGTTTGTTGACAAAGAGTGGATATACTTTTATTTTACTACTGAAACAACCGTACAGCCGGTAAAATCACGAATTGTAAAAGATCATAATTATTATAGTAACTTCGCCGTCCTTTCAGATGCTGGCGAGATTGTATCAAAGTTGATGAAAACCGGTAAGGAAATCGTCTCGGGATTTACCTGCGATATTTATGAGAACAATACAGGCTCGAAGTTTTCCGTATATGACAACAAATATGTGCTAAAAGCAAGCTTCGACGGAATTACTGTATCCGCAAATAACATAAATATTAACGCAACCGTACAAATCCGGGATGTCGAAAAACCGTCAAACATAGAATTTCTCGAATTAACGGTTGCACCTCAATAATTAAACGGAAAGCTATACGCTGTACGCTGTAAGCTAGTTTTTTGACCAGAGACCGATTAAATTATTATCGTTATCATAGAACAAAGCAAAGTAACCTGCATTTTCGTTAATCAGTGTTTTGGGCGTATAAGTCCTGCCGCCAAGCTCGTGAACAATCTTCAGTGTGCCGTCAATATCTTCTACTGAAACATAAAGTATTACTGCCTGACCCTCCTGCTCGGGTTTTTCTTTCTTCATAAATCCGCCGCCTATGGAACCCTCTCCCGTAAATATATTCCAGTATTGCGTTTTTGTGCTTTGTGAAAGATTGAAATCCCAGTTAAAAAGTTTACTGTAAAATTCTTTTGCTTTATCAAAATCTTTTACAAAAATTTCAAACCATCCTATTGGATTTTTTCCTGCCATTATAAAACTCCTTTTATTTGCTTTACATTTGAAACAGGAAAAAATACTCAACAATTCCATGCAATATTTCCCCTCTTTCTCATGTTCCGCCATGGGAGCGTAATCTAAACCACCAAGGGAACGCATAGAGTGTGATTGTATGTTTAGATAACAGTATCCACTTTGGGAACGAAAATAAACTAAAAATTAAAACATGTTAAAAACAATTTTTCTGACACTAATAATGGCTGCAAGCATAGCATCATTCGGGTGCACAAAGAATAATGAAACAGAAACCTTGAATAGAATGACTCCGTTAAATTCAGACCCGATAAATATTTCTGACCAGAAAGTAAAAACAACAGATGGTCAGGAAAAAGCACTGTCAGACTATAAGGGTAAAGTACTGCTGATAGTAAACGTAGCTTCGAAGTGCGGTTATACGAAACAGTACGAGGGTTTGCAGGAAATATACAACAAGTATAAAGAAAGAGGGTTTGAAATTCTCGCATTCCCTTGCAACGATTTCGGCGGGCAGGAACCCGGCACGATAGAAGAAATTCAGGATTTCTGCAAAACCAATTACAACGTTAGCTTTACGCTGTTTGATAAAGTAAAGGTGCTTGGCGGAGACAGGTCGGCGCTGTACGCAAAACTTATAAACTTTGAGCCCGCGGGAGATATATCGTGGAACTTCGAAAAGTTTTTAATAGACAAAAACGGTAATGTTGTCGGCAGGTACAAGAGTAAAGTAAAACCTGAATCGGAAGAAATGACATCTATTATAGAAAAACTTTTGTAAGAAATTCCAGAAAAGAAGTTATACAGACTTTAGTAAAGAGAAAAAACCCGTTAGACATATCTGTTTAACGGGTTTTGTTTTATAAAATTATTAAAGTTTTCAGTCTGCGAGCGTTGCGACAAGAACCGCTTTTATAGTGTGCATTCTGTTTTCGGCTTCATCGAATACTACAGATGCTTCCGATTCAAAAACATCTTCGGTTACTTCGAGACCGTCGAGTTTATACTTCTGATAAATTTCTTCACCGACTGTAGTTTCCCTGTTATGGAATGCGGGCAGGCAATGCAGGAACTTAGTATTTTTGTTGTCTGTCTTTGCCATTAGTTTTGAATTAACCTGATAAGGTTTCAGCAGTTTAATTCTTTCCGCCCATTTATCGGCTGCCTCACCCATTGACAACCAGACATCGGTATAGATAAAATCAACGCCTTTTACTGCTTTAGATGGATCGTCTGTAATCATAAGCTTTCCACCGGATTTCTTCGCAAATTCTTTTGCCATATCCTGAACTTCTTTATCGGGCCAGAGGGATTTTGGTCCACAGATTCTTACGTCCATTCCCATTATACATCCGTCAACGGTAAGTGTATTACCCATATTAGAGCGCGTATCGCCAATATAGCAATAGCTAATTTTATTTAATGGTTTATCAGAGTGTTCCTGCATAGTAAGAAAATCGGCAAGAGCCTGAGTGGGGTGCCACTCGTCTGTGAGTCCGTTATACACCGGCACTCCAGCATATTCGGCAAGTTCTTCAACAATTTTCTGTCCATAGCCGCGGTATTCGATAGCGTCATACATTCTGCCAAGAACGCGTGCAGTATCTTTCATTGATTCCTTTTGGCCTATTTGAGAGCCCGAAGGACCGAGGTAAGTAACCTGAGCGCCCTGATCAAAGGCAGCGACCTCAAAAGCACAGCGGGTGCGGGTTGAGGATTTTTCAAAAATGAGTGCAATGTTTTTTCCTTTTAAATGCTGCTGCTCTGTTTTTGCATACTTTGCTCTTTTCAAATCCCGAGAAAGATCGAGAAGAAAATTAATTTCTTTCTGAGAAAAGTCTGCAAGTTTGAGCAGATGTCTGTTTCTTAAATTAAACGGCATAAAATATATTTGATTAATAAAATTGATTTTGACAAGAGTACAAATATAAGAATATAAAAGCGCGTATTAAAGGGAGAAGACAGAGCGGCAAACTTTAATCCGTGATCAGGAGTCTGTAATCAGTAAATTCGACACAGGGAAACTATGACATTAATTCCCCCAAAGCCTGCCTATTCAGACTAAGAGTACTCAGTTTTCAAAAATCAGTGGTTGGGGGATATTTTTCGAGGCCAATTTGAGTACAATTGGAGTACAAGGAGAGCGCAAGATTAAGAAAAAACGAAAGTTCGATTTTTGAGCATTTTCGGGGATTTAAAACTTAAAAAATAACAGAAAAATTTTATTACCATATTTTACTTACTCCTTTCATTAATAATCACAACAAAAACCAAAACTTGGACACGGAGTATTTTTGTCGATTTTTTTGTACGGGATATAAGAGACAGAAAATACAGGGAATTATTTAAAGAAAAAGATTTTTTTAAGGAGAAAAATATTTTTAAAATGAGAATTTTCGTGGCACAATTTCGAAAAATGTTGTGATTAATAATGAAGGGAGCATGTTGGTTGATGGTTGTTAGGGCATAGCTGATAGGAGAGAAAAAATGTATTACCACCAAAACACCAAAAGAACAGTAAATAGCTGATAGCCCCGACCGCAAGGAAGCGTTTAAGGAAGAAAGAAACTTGTGATACATAATTGGACACTGATTGGCACGGATATGACGGAATGACATTGATTTTATTTTTGGGGAAGAATTTTCAACCGCTAAGGTCGCAAAGGAGGCAAGGAAGAACTAGTTAACTTGATAAGATTCCCGCTAAGAGCACGCGGGAATGACACGTGGGGGGATGATAAAAGAATAACCAGTTAGCAATATTTTAACTTACTTAAATGAATTTAATACATAGCAAATTATTGTCGTGTACATAGATTAACGAAGGAGGCTAAAATATGCACTTGATTTTTATTGAATAATTAATAAAATTTATATAATTATATAGCGTTGAGTTTCCTATCGAACGTAAGATAAAATAAAAAGGGGGAATAGATTTTATCTATAATATTATTAGGATTATTAGCGTTGATGGTTCATCGCAATACATCACATCACCTTGTTTATAAGTAAAATGAAACTAAATTTAACTACTTTCATTCGGCTTATTATTAAACAATACATCTCGTATGCTTAAACAAATCAACAAAAAAAACAATAAGGGGATTTCTCCGTTACGATGCTCCTGCGTTGCTATGTTAATTATAATCTGTTGTCTATTGTCCTTTGCACGGCGTTGCGAAGCACAATGGGTGCAGGTAAACACCGGCATAGAAGGCGCAAGCATCAAAAAAGTTACCGCTGATGGCAACAATCTGTTTGCGCCAACGGGGGGAGGTTTGTTTTATTCTTCAAACAACGGTATCGACTGGATTATACTAAAAAACGGGATTACAAATTTCAACGTCTCCTCGGTTGCCATAACCGGCAATAAGGTATATATAGGCACTTACGGCGGGGGGGTTTTTCGTTCAACGGATTATGGATTAAGCTGGACACAGGTAAATACCGGCATGACAAGCGTTATTGTTGAATCAATATCTGCAACAGGAAACTATGTTTATGCGGGAACATTGTCGGAAATATTCCGCTCAACTAACAGCGGAGACAATTGGGAATTATTAAACGAAGCGCCTGCCGGAACTATAAATTCCATAATAGCTTATGACAGTATTGTTTTTGCTTCGAGATCATCAAGCCACGGAATATTCCGTTCAACGAATTACGGAATGAACTGGATAGACTGTTCTCTTTGGGCTTATTATCTGAGCAAATGCGGTAATTACGTGTACGCAACAACAGCATCAACAATTTTTGAATCCGCCGATAATGGCGGGACGTGGACAGACATTATTGGTGATATGCCTGAATATGATGTAAGAGAAATCGCAAAGATTGGGGAGACTCTGTATGCGGGGGGAACAGGCGGTGTATATCGTTCCACAAATCATGGGATGAACTGGACGGCGTTTAATACCGGACTTACAAACCAGAACATTAAATCTATCACATCAAACAGCACAAAAATATTCGCAGGTGCGGGCGAGGGGAGCGGAGTATTTTCAATCTCAAACAGCGGAAGCACGTGGACAGCGACAAACAGAGGTTTATACAATGTAGTAGTAAAAGACATATCGTCATACGGTAATAATCTGATAACAGCCGTACCGAATAAAGGGGTATGCATATCCACAAACGGCGGCACCGATTGGACTGTTAAGTCAAACGGACTAACGAATAAAGACGTAAATTGTGTTGCCTCCCTTAACAATATACTGATAGCAGGAACCATTTATCCCAATCAATCCTGGGGTGCGTATTATTCATCTGATTTCGGAAGCAATTGGGTAAACGTGAATTCCGGTCCTGTATTTTATCATTTTTTAGTTGATGGAAATAAAGTTTATGCTGCTGCAATGGGAAGCATCTCGACCTCTTCAAATAGCGGAATCAACTGGGAGTTCATTTCTCCCGGAGTAGAAATGACAAAAACCGTATGTAAAAAAGGGAACAAATTATTTAGCGGCGGATATTTTGGAATAAGTATGACCACAAATAACGGACAAACCTGGCAGCCAAGCAGCAACGGTCTTCCAGATTCTGCCGGACACCCTGTCGTTAACTTTTTGTATGCTGATTCAACCGTGGTATATGCGGGATTGAGAGACTATGGGATGTTTATGTCGTTTGACAACGGATTAAGCTGGGTTGAAAGAAATAACGGACTTCCGGATTTGACAATTAATAGAATATATAAAAGCGGAAACTATGTGTTAGCGGGAACTGCCTCGGGAGGTGTTTATGCATCCAGTAATTATGGGCTCAACTGGGAATCAAAGAACGAAGGGCTGCTGAACCTAAACATTACTTCATTCTACGAAAAGAACGGCTATATATACGTTGGAACGAGCGGGCTCGGCGTATGGAGAAGGTCAGCGGCAGAAATCGTTGGTGTACAAAGCATTACATCGAAAGTTCCTGAAAAATGCTCGTTATCGCAGAACTATCCCAATCCGTTCAATCCGAGAACAGTAATCAGGTATCAGATATCAGAAATCAGCGAAGTCGTATTGAAAATATATGATATTAATGGAAGAGAACTTCAAACGCTCGTGAACAAAAGTCAGACACCCGGTACGTACAGCGTCACCTTCAATGGTTCGGGACTAAGCAGCGGGGTATATTTTTATAAACTTACGGCAGGCGATTTTTCAACAACAAGAAAAATGTATTTAATAAAATAAGCCGATTGAAATTTAACGTCGTATAACACAACGAAAAAGAATTAAACTGGAGTGGAGCATAATAATCAGAGAAAATACAGGTGTGTAAAATCTGTTAAATCGAAATCAAATTAACTTATAAATAATTATTTAATAAAACTATAAAGGACACAATCTCGGGAGGATGTATGAAAAAAGTACTTTATTCAGTTATTTTTCTTTTCTTAACATTTCACACACTAAGCGAATCTCTCTCTGCCAGTACAAATAGAAACAGGTTCAGATACCTGAACTTTGAGGGTGGCGGCTGGGTCACTGAAATTTATCCAGCACCATATAAAAACGTTTCTTTTCCGCCATTAAACCAATACATCCTCTACGCTCGCACTGATGTTGGAGGAATTTACAGAAGTTCTGATAACGGCGAAAACTGGACTTACATATCAAATTTCTTCTGGGAATTTGGTGCAAACGGAATCTCACTCTCGCCTTCGGAGATGTCAGTACAAGGACTCGCAGTACATCCGGAAAATCCAAATATAATAGTTGCAGCATGCGGAAATACAGTGGAGGATGCAGCCAATTTTGTAAGTCTTTACAAAAATATACGTAAATCGACAGACGGGGGGGCAACCTGGCTCCCAATACCGGTAAACTCGATGGATGGCACGGGCATAGTATTCAAAGGCAATAATAACGTCAACGAAGGATATGAAAAACTTGGGGGCGAATGCATAATATTCTCTCCCAACAAAGAGGGCAATACCTATCCAATGTATGCAGGCGGAGCACCCGCCCCAAGCTCTTACTCACGTCTCTATAAAAGCACGGATGAAGGTGTTACCTGGCAATGGCTGAGAAATTACCCTGAAAATAATCACACCATCACAAGCATTGCTATGAAAGAAGGCAGCAATCATATTTGGGTGGGAACCACAGGAGGAATGTACGTAAGCACAAATAACGGGTATACATGGTCATCATTGTATTACGGAACAGTATTACATCATATAAAAAGAATAGTCTTGTGGGGCAGTGATGCTAACAGGATTGCCTACGTAACATTTGGAACCTTAGACTATAACGGACAATCACAATATGGAATCGCCCGGGTATCATACAACGGAAGTTTTGCTTTTGATGAATTAACCGGTGCATTCGACTCGGGTGTAAACGAGGCACAAAAGACCACACATTTTTCACCCATAATATTTCCGAGAAAGACAACCGACGGAACCATAGACGAAACCCACCTGATCGCAGGGCGGTACGGAAGACCCATAAGAGAATCTCATGGTGCGATACCCGGAAATTATGGGTCATGGGGAGGATTTTATCAACAGGAATATTCTAACACACAAATAGTATTTAAGTTTAACGAATCGGGACACAATCTTCCCGGACATCAGTTAACCACGGCTCACGAATCATTTCCTTTCACGGGTTTAAACAACATTACTCAAAATCCTCACTATCCCTCCTGCTGGTATGCGAGTGGAGGTGCGGGAGCATTCAAATCCGAAAACGTCACTATTGATAACTCCGGATATACGAGCTTTGAAACCTCCGGATGGAAATATATCGTAAATGGAATATCAATGATCGTGGCACATGATATAAGTTTCATAAGAGATAATTCCGGAAATCAATTTGCTGCAATCCCGATAATGGACTGGGTGCTCGCCTGGAGTACAAACTATGGCAGTACATTCTCACCTCTGAATTACGACAGAAGACAGATATACTCGAACTGGTACAGCGATTACATAACCGACGCTTCACGATGCCTGGACAACCCAGGCTACCCCGGAATTAGTTACGTCATAGGCGGAAATCCCGACATCGGTAACGGAAAGGCAATGATATTCGAGCGCAGCCAGATGGGGTCGAATGTAATAATCACAAGAATGGATAACGTACCGCCAATACCTGCAATATACACGGATAACAACCGATTTATAACAGACGGAATAATGTTTGTTACTACAGATTGTGTGGGACCGGGAAACATCATAGTCCCCGGCGGCGCAAATAGAATTCTTATGATAGTCGGACAGAGCAGCGGGAAAATTCAACCGAATAGTAATACATTAGGAGTGTTTTACTCTGATAATGGGGGCAAAAGCGTCACACAAAGTACATTTACGGGAGTCAGCGCCCTAAAAGGAATAACAACTGAATCAAGATATTTACAATCTCTCCTACCGGCTGCATACAACAGTACATTGGGAGACAGGACGGTATCACAGTTCAACATTGCTTATGACAATACAAACCATATCGTATATTTATACTTAGAAAATGGCGGTGTATTTAAATCCCAAAACAATGGTGAAACCTTCTCATTTGCAGGTTATCCGGATTACACCCAGGTTGACTATCTTAACGAAGGCTCAATAAAATATAAAAACGGCAAACTATACCTTGCAATAAAAGGTAATTCCGCGGCTCCGCCAAACTACCGCAAAGGAGGACTATTTGTGAGTATAAACGGTGGTGCAAACTGGCAACCCACAGGAGGAGATTTTGTGGATGCGTCGCAAGTTGAAGTTGTGAACGAAAGAATTGCAGTAACAGGCAGAAGGAAAATAAACAACGTGGAAGAAAAATTCCGTTCCTTGTATATGTCAACAAATTCAGGAATGAACTGGCGTAAACTCCCCGGACTGGAATATTCACCAATGTCCCAAACTATACCTTACATAAGGTCACTGCGTACAAGACCCTTCCCGTATGACAATGAATTATGGGTTGCAACCTCGGGACAGGGAGTAATAGTGTACAGCGGCTTTACGAGCGGAGCCCCGATAATTGTAAATGATAATATAACGATTAACAACGAGTATTACTGCAATGAAAACATTGAGGTTGTACCGGGCGGCTGTCTGAACATAGAGGGTGGAATAAATTTTTACGTGGCAAAAGACAAGAAAATAATCGTACATGAAGGCGGTAAGCTTTCAATTAACAACGTGAATTTTTCATGTATTGACCTAAATGAAAAATGGGGAGGAATTGAAATAGAAAACTGCGATTCGACCTTATCGATACAAAACTGCCTGTTTAGCGAATCAAAACTCCCAATAAAAATCATAAACGGAGAGACTCATGCGTACAAAGAAAAGATAATCAGTAATAACACATTCAACTGCAGCAACGGAGCTGAATTTGCATTATATGCTGAAAACGTATATAACATCCTGATACAGGAAAATCGATTCAACATGCCGGATGGCAGCACTTCGGCTGTAGGACTTGAGATAAAGAACAGCGGAAGCTATGCATATAAAAAAGGTAAACCCTCAATCAATATTATTAATAATACATTCACAAACGGATGTGCGTCAATGGTATTGAACAGTTATGCATCAGAACTTACTCCATTTTATATCTACGGAAACACTTTCAGCGGAAATTCTGCTCATTATAATATAATTGGCAGGATGATAACAGGAACGATAAAAAACAATAATTTCTCGTCAGTTGAAACGAATAACCCTGTATATTTTCAGCAATGCAACCCGGACATATTCGGAAATACCATAAAAGGCAGCGGAGCGTCAATTATAATGAAGGGACACTCTTACCCGAATCTATCTCCGACAAGGACCGCGAATACATACTACTGGAACGGCGGAAAGAACAATCTGCTCTCTGTAAATGCAGGAAATATAATCATTTTAGATGCGGGTCTCCCCTTTATGAACAACGGATTAAACCAATTTGAAAAAAATTCTGACCCTCAGTATTTTCACGTATCCGGTGTATTAGACTCCACAATTGAGACATTCTCTGCTGCGGGCAATGCATGGTGCAATACAGGGGCTAATCCCTCGACTTATCTTTACACATCGGGAAATCCTTTTGTTATAACGGATTTCAGCGGGAGTCACTCCTGCAATCAACCTTCCCAACTACAATACAGCGGCTTCATCGTAACAAACAAGGGTTTTGGGATTAACGACACTACATTTATGAGTACGGTTACAAATTCCTACTTACCGCCAGATGAGACACTGTACTCACAGTCAGTAGTTTATGCATCAAACGGACAATCATTAGACGCTATTAATTCATATAAATATCTGATTAACAACTATACGGAAAGCGGATATCTGAATTCAGCATTATACGAAATATTCGACTGTTATAATAGCCTTGATACAAGTTCTAATACAGTTTACAGAAACAATCTTTACAGCGATTTAAAAACATTTCTAAACGATAAAATACAAAGCGATTATTATAACTCCGAATTTATAGACGTTGCATACTATCTTATAAACATGTGCGAAGTAAACATGGAAGAATATAATGATGCACTAACGGGATTTGAATTTATTGCTATGTTTCATCCTGACGCAACGATGCGGCTGCTTGCAAGCTGGGATTACGATGAAGTACTCGGGCTGATGGGTCAGGGCGGAGCAGAAAAGGAAATAAGCAAAGAACAGTTCAGGGAAAAAGTTCATTCAGAGATAGAAAATGCAATGAAAAACGACTCAGCAATGCGGGTTGTTAGCAGGATGTATAAACAACAAAATGAGGAAATTGATAATACTTATTCTTCTAAAACAACGAACACTAAATTCGACAATGAAAATACCGGCAGGATAAAGACAGATAACGCGGCAAAGAAGGATAACGCATCAAAAGAAAACAGCAAACGTCCGAATATTATGCAGCTTTCAAAAGAAGTCAGGGAAGACTTAATTCAAAGAGCGGAGGATAATTTAAGGGGTTTGAAAACCATGAATACGGAGAGTAAGATTAAGAAACATAAAGAAGACATTCTACTCATTGCGGGTCTAACGGCAGCAAAAGAAAAGGAAAAGGAAACTATATACTTACCTTTGAGTTACGGACTTTCGCAGAATTATCCTAATCCGTTTAACCCAGTAACGAAGATAAATTACGAGATTCCGAAAGAAGGGAAAGTAAAACTTATGATATACGATGTACTCGGAAGAGAAGTAAAGACGCTTGTAAACGAAGTGAAGCAAGCCGGTAAATATACTGTAGAATTTAACGGTCATAACTATGCGAGCGGAGTATATTTCTACAAGATAGAGGTTGGGAAATTTACAGAGGTGAAGCGTATGGTGTTAGTAAAATGATATGAAGAGAGATAATCTTTTGAATAACATTAAAACAATGCCCCGTTTATGATGGGGCATTGTACTTTAACTTAAAAATACAAAATTGAAAGAAACGTTAGGGATTCCGATGATGGAGAATTATGGTTTTTGATATAAAATTTCGAGAATCCAATGTATGTCATATAAAATCTTAAAAATCTGTATGTAAGAAATTGAAGCTCCACCCTTTTAATATTTGTGTATAGAAATTAATGACGCAAAAGTTTATTTTTTCAAAAATAAAATACGAGTATGTTCTCAATATTCCCGCAGAATAAAAAATATGAAATTATGATAAGACAAATCAGGCAAACTTTATTCTCATTAATTTTTTTTAGCATTGTCGTAATATTATTTTTATTTATTTCGATGCCGGCGATAGCTCAGATGCAATTCGAGTGGGTGAGGAATTATCCTAATTTTCAGGGACATTCAGCAGCGATTGATTCAGCAGGAAATATTTATTCCGTTGGTGACTCATCAAGTTATTTGATAGTTCTTAAACATAATTCAAACGGAAATCTTCTCTGGAAAAGAAAGTTAAATCACAGAAAAACTAACTCAAGATTGCTAGCAGCAACTGATAGAAATAATGAACTATTCGTATCATTTGGAAATATTAATCATCAATTTGTATTGGTAAAAATTGATTCATCAGGGCAGTTGAAATGGGATAATATATTAATTTATGGAGGATATGACGAGCCATACGGTATTGCCGTTGATAAGGCAGGTTTTATTTATTTAACTGGAGAGACATTTAATGGGATTACTAAATGCCTCACGGTAAAATATACTCCGCAAGGCGATACACTATGGGCAAGAATTAACCCGGAATACGTAATGGGAGGGAACTATGTAAGTATTGATGACAGCGGATATGTTTACGTTGCTGGAGGTTATATTTCTTCCGGTGGAAGTTATTATTATGGAACTTTGAAATACGATAATAATGGAAATCTGAAATGGTTTAGAAAGTATAGTTATCAGAATACGATTTCAAGAGGTCTTTGTGTAAAGCCTGACAACAAAGGTAATTGCTACGTTAGTGGATATATAACTTTGTATAATGGAAAAAGCATTTCCGGGCTTATTAAATATGATTATAAAGGTGATTCCGTGTGGGTAAGTGTTTTCGGAGATTCTTTAACGGTATCATCAGGATCACAGAATATTAATTTCGATGATATCGGAAATATATACTTATCATGTCTTTATACTATAAAATATGACACAGCTGGTAATATACAATGGTACAGAAATAATAATGGTTATCTTTTATATTGGTTTGCATATCAAAACAACCATTTATATTGTGCGGGGCGGAGGGCTGTGCAATTTAATCCTGATGTAATAATTAATGAACTTGATACGAAGGGTAAATTAATTAGTCAAAACTACTATCCACAATCAGCTCCAGTAGAATGCAAATTGATTTGTTATACAAATTCAATTTATTTCATAACTAATGCCCAAGATTCTTTGATTCTAATAAAATATAAGACACCCTCAAGCAACATAATTAACAACACAACTATTATAAGTGATTACAAATTACATCAGAACTTTCCGAATCCTTTTAATTCATCAACGATAATTCGTTATTCTTTGTTTAAGCCCGGCAATATAAATCTAAAAATATACGATATTAAAGGAAAAGAAATATTAAACTTTGCGAATGGATTTAAGCAGGCAGGAGAATACAAAGAAAGACTATCGTTGGAAAACCTCGAATTATCATCAGGGGTTTATTTTTACTCGTTATTCGTTAACAATGTTTTTATAGATACAAAAAAACTTATTGTGATAAAGTAACCTTGCATATTAACGGTACACCGGAAAGGAGGAATCAGAATAGTTTTTTATAATTTACTAAATTATCAGAAGTGCAAACCGGTAAAAATTATCACAACCATTTAAATTAATTTATTTTTTAAAAACAGGCATTAATAAAAATTAAATTTTATGAAAACAAAAATTTATACATTTGTGCTTTTTTTACTTTTCCCTGTATTTGTTTCTTCACAGACTATACCCTTCCTAAACGAGAATCATTTTAAGACACTTAATTTCGAATGCGGGGGGTTTGTAACAGCCGTATATCCTGCTTTTAATAATACTACTAATTTAGGCTCACAGTGGTTATACGCTAAAACAGACGTTGGAGGTGTTTATAAAAGCACTAATAACGGCGATAACTGGACATTGATTTCTAATTATTACCATGATGGCATACTTGGGGTAAGCGAGAGTATGTTTTTTTCGCATTACGTCGTTGCTGGGCTTGCTGTTAATCCAACCGATAAAGAAAAACTTATTTTGGCATGGGGGAGTTGGAAAACACAAGATTATACTGATGCATACGGTAAATGCGTTTTATACACAGTAAATGGAGGTGCAACTTGGGAAAAATCAAATTTTTATGATCTTCAAAGTAATCTGATTTACGGACCAAGATTTGACGGAGATGTTTTCGAGAATAAACTCGGGGGGGAATGTATTTCCTACCATCCTGGAGGGAATATTATATATTTAGGGGGGTTATATGATTCAACACGACAATCAAAATCCGATTTATTTGTAAGTACAGATGGCGGTATAAATTTTTACTTATCGGCTGCTTTTAATTCTGTCGCCGAAACAGGGGATAGTATCATAAGCTTAGCGTACGTCAAAAATTCTGCTAATAATTTTCAAAGACTCTGATCGGAACAAACAAATACTTGTATTACTGCGATCGATTTACATCAATCGGGTTTCCTGTTCAGGACTCAATTTTTCGCTTTAATTTTAGTTCAGGTATTCCAAATAATCAAACACACTTTATTCGGATTTTACCCCATACAGACGGC encodes:
- a CDS encoding ornithine carbamoyltransferase, which gives rise to MPFNLRNRHLLKLADFSQKEINFLLDLSRDLKRAKYAKTEQQHLKGKNIALIFEKSSTRTRCAFEVAAFDQGAQVTYLGPSGSQIGQKESMKDTARVLGRMYDAIEYRGYGQKIVEELAEYAGVPVYNGLTDEWHPTQALADFLTMQEHSDKPLNKISYCYIGDTRSNMGNTLTVDGCIMGMDVRICGPKSLWPDKEVQDMAKEFAKKSGGKLMITDDPSKAVKGVDFIYTDVWLSMGEAADKWAERIKLLKPYQVNSKLMAKTDNKNTKFLHCLPAFHNRETTVGEEIYQKYKLDGLEVTEDVFESEASVVFDEAENRMHTIKAVLVATLAD
- a CDS encoding VOC family protein; the encoded protein is MAGKNPIGWFEIFVKDFDKAKEFYSKLFNWDFNLSQSTKTQYWNIFTGEGSIGGGFMKKEKPEQEGQAVILYVSVEDIDGTLKIVHELGGRTYTPKTLINENAGYFALFYDNDNNLIGLWSKN
- a CDS encoding T9SS type A sorting domain-containing protein, whose translation is MSFARRCEAQWVQVNTGIEGASIKKVTADGNNLFAPTGGGLFYSSNNGIDWIILKNGITNFNVSSVAITGNKVYIGTYGGGVFRSTDYGLSWTQVNTGMTSVIVESISATGNYVYAGTLSEIFRSTNSGDNWELLNEAPAGTINSIIAYDSIVFASRSSSHGIFRSTNYGMNWIDCSLWAYYLSKCGNYVYATTASTIFESADNGGTWTDIIGDMPEYDVREIAKIGETLYAGGTGGVYRSTNHGMNWTAFNTGLTNQNIKSITSNSTKIFAGAGEGSGVFSISNSGSTWTATNRGLYNVVVKDISSYGNNLITAVPNKGVCISTNGGTDWTVKSNGLTNKDVNCVASLNNILIAGTIYPNQSWGAYYSSDFGSNWVNVNSGPVFYHFLVDGNKVYAAAMGSISTSSNSGINWEFISPGVEMTKTVCKKGNKLFSGGYFGISMTTNNGQTWQPSSNGLPDSAGHPVVNFLYADSTVVYAGLRDYGMFMSFDNGLSWVERNNGLPDLTINRIYKSGNYVLAGTASGGVYASSNYGLNWESKNEGLLNLNITSFYEKNGYIYVGTSGLGVWRRSAAEIVGVQSITSKVPEKCSLSQNYPNPFNPRTVIRYQISEISEVVLKIYDINGRELQTLVNKSQTPGTYSVTFNGSGLSSGVYFYKLTAGDFSTTRKMYLIK
- a CDS encoding glutathione peroxidase, which produces MTPLNSDPINISDQKVKTTDGQEKALSDYKGKVLLIVNVASKCGYTKQYEGLQEIYNKYKERGFEILAFPCNDFGGQEPGTIEEIQDFCKTNYNVSFTLFDKVKVLGGDRSALYAKLINFEPAGDISWNFEKFLIDKNGNVVGRYKSKVKPESEEMTSIIEKLL